One Acidobacteriota bacterium DNA window includes the following coding sequences:
- a CDS encoding serine/threonine-protein phosphatase, with protein MASAIGADPELKGMATTAVAILLQPAGMAQVAHVGDSRAYQWREGKLRQLTDDHSWVGEQVRAGVLTDDDAQRHPWRNVVTRAISGGVDPEVDIKEVDLKAGDRLLMCSDGLSSVIPPARLSELMNKPGDLAACAQSLINAANAAGGPDNITVILVEVDAAGDVA; from the coding sequence GTGGCGTCGGCCATTGGTGCGGATCCCGAGCTCAAGGGCATGGCGACCACGGCCGTCGCGATTCTGCTGCAACCTGCGGGCATGGCGCAGGTGGCGCACGTTGGTGACAGTCGCGCCTACCAGTGGCGTGAGGGCAAGCTGCGGCAGCTGACGGACGACCATTCGTGGGTGGGCGAGCAGGTGCGCGCCGGCGTGCTCACGGATGACGATGCCCAGCGGCATCCGTGGCGGAATGTGGTGACGCGCGCCATTTCGGGCGGCGTTGATCCCGAAGTGGACATCAAGGAAGTGGATCTGAAGGCCGGGGATCGCCTGCTGATGTGTTCCGACGGGTTGTCCTCGGTGATACCACCGGCCCGACTGAGTGAGCTGATGAACAAGCCGGGCGATCTGGCTGCGTGCGCGCAGTCGCTGATCAATGCGGCCAACGCCGCCGGCGGTCCCGACAACATCACGGTGATTCTCGTCGAGGTCGACGCCGCGGGCGATGTGGCATAA
- a CDS encoding protein phosphatase 2C domain-containing protein: MPQITSVAVTHTGLRRESNEDAFRERQDLGLYVVADGMGGHEAGEVASRLTVQVIEQFIDDTATRTSIRPGPSL, encoded by the coding sequence ATGCCGCAAATTACCTCGGTCGCCGTCACCCATACGGGCCTTCGACGCGAGAGCAACGAAGATGCGTTCCGAGAGCGCCAGGACCTGGGTCTGTACGTGGTGGCCGACGGCATGGGTGGCCACGAAGCCGGCGAGGTGGCGTCGCGCCTGACCGTGCAGGTGATCGAACAGTTCATCGACGACACCGCAACGCGGACCTCAATCAGACCTGGCCCTTCCCTTTGA
- a CDS encoding F0F1 ATP synthase subunit epsilon has translation MLVSLKVGEMWYRKGTEKFHGFVGFGFAEILPDRVTILARIAEKADDIDLERAQSAKRRAEERLAEVVKGGVSEMDYERARIALLRAITRLQVSQHARTRG, from the coding sequence ATGCTCGTCAGCCTGAAGGTGGGCGAGATGTGGTACCGGAAAGGCACCGAGAAGTTTCACGGCTTTGTCGGTTTCGGATTTGCCGAGATTCTTCCAGACCGTGTGACCATCCTGGCGCGTATCGCCGAAAAGGCCGACGACATCGATCTGGAACGCGCCCAGTCTGCCAAGCGGCGCGCCGAAGAACGACTGGCCGAAGTCGTCAAGGGCGGCGTGTCGGAAATGGACTACGAGCGCGCTCGCATCGCGCTGCTGCGGGCGATCACACGCCTGCAGGTATCACAACACGCGCGGACCCGCGGCTGA